Part of the Sciurus carolinensis chromosome 7, mSciCar1.2, whole genome shotgun sequence genome, gccgcgtaagcacaaggccctgggttcaatccccagcaccacaaaaaaaaaaaaagttacatggcaaaagggacttcaatgtaatttattagtttttggtactggggattgaaatcagggatactttaccactgagctatatccctagcacttttgttttgagacagggtcttgctaagttacttagggcctcattaaattacTGAGATTGGCcttaaacttacaatcctcctgcctcagcctcctaaatcacttgagattacagacatgtaccactatACCCAGATGGTAGATATAATTCTGATAACAGAACTTAAAAACAGGGAAATTATCCAGGTGGGCCCACTGTAATTAAATGGgtctttaaaaatggaagtagAAAGGCTAGAGACGTAACTCAGTggcatagcacttgcctagcatacccaagatccttggttcaattcccagcaccacgtgtgtgcacgtgcacacacatacatatacatatacaaagtGGAAGTAGAAGACAGAAGGCTAGATCAGAGAGATAGATGAAAGAAGTAGCAGAGGAGATTCAAAATGAGAAGGGACCTGTCAACTTTGAAGACAAGGGGGCCAAGAGTCAAGGAACATGGTGGCCTCTGATGGCCCTTTATCTAACAAACAGCAAGGCAATGGGACCATGATTATTCATCTACAAAAAGTTGAAttttggggctgtggttgtagctcagtggtagagcacttgcctagcatgtgtgaggtaatgggttcaatcctcagcaccacataaaaataaataagtattgtgtccttctacaactaaaaaaatatatatttttaaaaaagctgaatTTTACCAACAAATGTATGAGCACACAAATGGATTCATCTCCATCCTAGCCTCCAGAAAAGAACAGAGACCTGccaacatttatattttagacCAGTAGAGACCCTGTCAAACTTCTGACTTATAAAACTGTAAGATAATACATTTGTGTTTTAAGTCACTTAATTTGTAGTAATTTGTGATAGCTGCTATAGAAAATTTATACTTACCTTAGTAAACTTCCAGTTTGAAGTACtcatcaaaagaaaagagaaaggacccTACAgtcatttaaacaatattttaataaaaatttaattcagtCTGGTTCTGAATGATTCTGGTATATTAAGTTGTGCTATAACTGGAAATGTATGGTcaacaaaaacaatatgaaaattgTTTCATCTAGGAGTGATTTCTAAGGCAGCACCTTGAGTTTCCATAAAAACAGAACCCTCTGTCTCAGAAGAAGGGATGTCAACAAGAGGACCCGATTCCTCTGTATCCAAATGCAGTGATTTCTCCTGTTCATAGATCAGGTTTGAACTGTCTTTCATTTGAATCTCTTGCTCTTCCAATTCCAAAGGTTTTTCTGAGGCTGAAGCTACAacttcatcttcattttcatgTAGAAAGCTACAAATCATGTTGGGTCTATAGGAGAAATCATTATCCTTCATTTGTAGCCATTCTACTCCACCTAATTAAGCAGGGGTAAGGGACAAaccaagaaagaaatatgaaaaagaaattttagttatctatttttcttttaaattttcatcctATGATTATGTCAAAGCAAAATCCCAACATAAACCAactataaatatcaataaaataattatgtaatttcCAGGCACTGGAATGGAGTATATGAATCATCACAATCACTATAAGCAATTAACTTCAATTATTGTTCCCATGCACCTTTCCCAGTTAAATTCACAACTCATTCTGAGAAATTGAGCTTTTACTGCCATCTCATGCGTTAAAGAAAACTGTTACTTccctacaattttatttttaaatttaaaaaacaattttttttagttgtagatagacacaatacctttatttatttatttttatgtggtgctgaggatggaatccagtgcctcacacatgctaggcgagcactctaccactgagccacaaatcccAGACCTCTACAATTTTAATACATAATACTACTATCTCACCTTCCAAGTCAGGACTCTCATATCATTttatctttcctctcctttcccctttctttctttgttgtggTTGAggtggatgctggggattgaacccagggcctcacatatgctacacacatgctctacctctgagctacacccccaaccctccTCATTCTCATATTATTCTGAGTTGGAACATTCAATTGTGAATGAAATAAGACAGGTCTCAAACAAAAAATcaccttgaaaaaaattttgttccttTCCATACTTATTTCCTCATCTCTCAATTAAGCCCCCACAAAGTTTGTTCCAATAAtgccaatcatttttttttcctcttgtccCTATTACCTTTCCAGCCAGATATTTTCAACAGATGAGAAGCCTGGGCTTGccacagaaattaaaaggatCCACTGAATTCCATTAGATATCTCTAAGATACCTCTCATCTTCCTACCTTGTTCAGTCTTCCATCTGCTCCCATTCCCCACCATAAAGTAACTTTTCTGAAGGTACTGCTTGCTTCCTCAATACTAAATCAACTGCCATCCTAGCAGGACTTTCAATTTGTCCTGTGGGGATGTCCATCTAGCAGGCCTCCTCACAACAGCCAGAATAAATTTACCAGTGATACAAATAAACCATCTCATGAAAGTCTTAAGATGACTACAGCTCAAACAACATATTACCTGCAAAATCACAGGAAGACCCTAAATCAGAACCATCTACCTAATTTTTCCTAAATTCCTGATTCCTGAGTGTTAAGAAactagtttttgttgttttaagccatcaaGTTTAGGGatatttgttatgcagcaattgACCGAATCCAGACTTGCACAGATGGTTGCTTATTTATTCGACAGGACATAATTTCCATATCTTCCCAAAGAACTATCAGATTAATAATCTAATAATGAATGCCATGAGAATAAGAAATTCTGAACTTCCttcaataagaaaatgtaaataatagcTAAGCTTATGACATGTCCttcccttccaaactcattcttgaACCTAGTATTTTCTCCTTCCTATTATTTTTACAggatgcatgaaaaaaaaaaattattttgggataTACACAATAAGAACAAAGGTTTCTATGTAGTTGTGTACAGAACGGTACACTTAATTTCTATATGATCAATGtaccttcaaatatttatttcttgccTAAAACATACTAAATCTAATTAAGCCATGTGAGTAGAGTCTAATTTACTAGAATTTCAAATATGTCATTGAACAGTGAAGTTTTAAACCATGGAATGATTATCTGTTCAGCTCCACAAATGTGCCTGAATGGGGCAAGACACTCTGCTCTACAGTTTCTAGACTGTGACGTCAGCAACTAGAGAAGACTAAATAGACACTAAGAACTAGACTCAGGTTGAACAATTACTGTCCTAGAGTTTCCCTTTCATATAAAGCCAACTTCCTCCAACTGTGAGTTTGTTGGGgaaggttgctgaggctgccaaGTTCCCAGGGATGCCCTGCATTTATTTACACCTTGAAAATGCCAAACACTAGCATCATAACCAATGCATTTCGAAGTTGGTTTttagtgaagaaagaaatggaaagaaacagagagagagagagacagacagacactgctGAATTCCCTAAGACCTAGAAATCGTATCACCTTTCTTGACAAACTTCTTAGTTTGTAATTTCCTCACCTATATTCAAGTTtgattgaattttaaatgtttggtacTTTTCATGCAGCActctcaattttattcatttacttttttcttgtggtgctagAAACTGAATGCAGGGCACATGCTACAcactcttctactgagctacaccctagcccAAACGAATGTCTATTAACTATAGGTTTTGCTGCTATTAGCTCATAAACAGGCTCATTACAGTGAGGCTCTGAGGCACATGTctgaaatcccagtgatttgggaggctgaggcaggaagattacaagttcaaagccagtctcagtaacttagcaagatcctgtcaaaaaggatgggatgtagctcagtggtaaagtgcccctgagttcaatccccagtaccaaaaaaataaaattgaacatattACATACAGTTATTACTGCAAAATACAGGGAATATCCTGGCAGCaacatgtttcattttctttgtagtactggaaattgaacccagggtctcacaaatgttaggcaagtgctccaccactgagttacattcttaACCCCTTTcatctttgagacagggtctcaataggttgccaagactggctccaatctgcaattctcctgcctcagcctcctgaatcattgAGATTTCAGGGGTCTGCCACCATGTTCATCTAGCAACATGTCATTATAGGATATAACACTGTATCACCTCTGTTTAGGGAATGAAGTGAACTAACCTatgttttcttccccttccttcttttctgtcagAAGAGTTCTTGTCATGCTGAGTTTCTTCATTGTATGGCATTTGTATTTTAGCACTGTTTTATTATTGCCTTCTGCATCCACTGGAACATAAAATGAATCAATTATTACACTGTTTGATGccagcaaataaaataatgatgttaAGCCTTGGTAATTTTCAGTTTATGGAGTTTGACTAAACTATTTCTATTACCATGGTACAGTAAGTTCAAAGTACAATTTACCTCTCCTGTTCCAAGCACAGAGAAATGATAGATAAAATATTACCACTTAAAGACACTGGCTAGATTCAAAAACAACACCCACCTCCAagagagagaaatgcaaagcTATGAGTGAGATTAAAGCCATAGGTCTAATAGGCTCAAGTCCTAAAGTGGGACACTGGGGTCAGGAATTTTGGCCCATAGAGTAATGGGGTCTATAATTGTACCATTCAAAATGGAGGACCAAAGTCAGGCTTATTACTTGACACCAGAGGCTGGCGTGGAGACGTTTCCGTTTATAAAAGAAGGCTGAGGAAAAAACTGCTGACAATCTGCTACTAGAATTGTGTGGATCTAGGTAGGAGGAGGAGGCTCTTGAGTAAAAGATGTGAAGCAATGAAAAACTTGCACATTATTGCTCTTTGAGTGTAAACTGGTATCAGTGATATTtaacaatttgaaaatgaaacttGCTATGTGGCCAAATAATTTCACTTGATTCAACTTAAAGTTGAAGATGAcacatttaatcttttttc contains:
- the Gtf3c6 gene encoding general transcription factor 3C polypeptide 6 yields the protein MAAAEESTREDREEEEVEEEAEQFVLVELSGIIDSDFLSKCENKCKILGIDTERPILQLDSYVFAGEYEDTLGTCVIFEENAEHVDAEGNNKTVLKYKCHTMKKLSMTRTLLTEKKEGEENIGGVEWLQMKDNDFSYRPNMICSFLHENEDEVVASASEKPLELEEQEIQMKDSSNLIYEQEKSLHLDTEESGPLVDIPSSETEGSVFMETQGAALEITPR